In Novipirellula artificiosorum, one DNA window encodes the following:
- a CDS encoding IS91 family transposase, whose product MAEILRRGAASAVDENTCPQVQSVLAKLSLCRTHVMGGRKFQCRDCDEITSRYNSCGDRHCPQCSGGKRTDFHDKASKLILPGVTYYQVVFTLPSELSELALANRHEMADLLVGSAWKSLSARIKSEQDYDPAAISVLHTWNQKLDSHWHVHLLVPGEGPSLSGTSWKRAQSPVDSANSDGYHLVRVDPLRRAYRRRAIAKLQQLRRSGKLSFGGKFESLRNDEDWDAFIDRLESKKWVAYIQPPPRESSSANQVVRYLTRYLTGGPISDRRISAADSKEVTFMAREGARTGGERNQVPVTLSTTEFIQKWCLHIQPNQLTKTRYFGGWCNQRQAEYRSRCEELLRGEGRSCNSVDPRETVAGLVEDRPDVLCSDCGSDRMELIEQTPKPTWTELLDRESEACPAWYGTLQQKGFVRMLWEEYGIGREDWDMRNAVESAEAPEPKRSRCDQLALPGFLPPDPLGVLDLIDSR is encoded by the coding sequence GTGGCGGAGATCCTCCGCCGTGGAGCAGCCTCGGCGGTCGATGAAAATACTTGCCCCCAAGTCCAGAGCGTGCTGGCGAAGTTATCGTTGTGCCGCACGCACGTCATGGGCGGCCGAAAGTTCCAGTGCCGCGACTGCGACGAGATCACGTCGCGGTACAACTCCTGCGGAGACCGTCATTGCCCCCAGTGCAGTGGTGGTAAACGCACAGACTTCCACGACAAAGCGTCCAAGTTGATTCTGCCTGGGGTAACCTACTACCAGGTCGTGTTCACTCTGCCGAGCGAACTGTCGGAATTGGCTCTTGCGAATCGTCACGAGATGGCCGACCTGCTGGTGGGGTCGGCCTGGAAGAGCTTGTCCGCGCGAATCAAGTCGGAACAGGATTACGATCCGGCGGCGATCTCGGTGTTGCACACTTGGAACCAAAAACTCGACTCGCACTGGCATGTGCATCTGCTGGTGCCCGGCGAAGGGCCATCGTTGAGCGGGACAAGTTGGAAACGGGCTCAGTCGCCGGTCGATTCGGCTAACTCCGACGGCTATCACTTGGTCCGCGTCGATCCGCTTCGGCGAGCGTATCGCCGACGGGCGATTGCGAAGTTGCAGCAACTGCGTCGCTCGGGCAAGTTGAGCTTCGGCGGCAAGTTCGAATCGCTTCGAAACGACGAGGACTGGGACGCCTTCATCGACAGACTGGAATCCAAGAAATGGGTGGCGTATATCCAACCGCCACCGCGCGAATCGAGCAGCGCCAATCAAGTGGTTCGTTACTTGACTCGTTACTTAACGGGCGGTCCGATCAGTGACCGGCGGATCAGCGCGGCCGATTCGAAAGAGGTGACCTTCATGGCCCGAGAAGGAGCACGCACTGGCGGCGAGCGGAATCAGGTTCCCGTCACGCTGAGCACCACCGAGTTCATTCAAAAGTGGTGCCTTCACATTCAGCCGAACCAGCTGACGAAAACGCGCTACTTCGGCGGTTGGTGCAACCAGCGTCAAGCCGAGTATCGAAGTCGCTGCGAGGAGTTGCTCAGGGGAGAGGGTCGTTCGTGCAACTCGGTTGATCCGAGAGAAACGGTCGCCGGTCTTGTCGAAGATCGGCCGGACGTGTTGTGCTCGGACTGCGGCAGTGACCGGATGGAACTGATCGAGCAGACCCCCAAGCCGACGTGGACGGAGTTATTGGATCGCGAGAGCGAAGCGTGCCCAGCCTGGTACGGGACGCTTCAGCAGAAGGGCTTTGTCCGGATGTTGTGGGAGGAGTATGGTATCGGTCGCGAGGACTGGGACATGCGAAACGCGGTAGAAAGTGCAGAGGCCCCCGAGCCGAAGCGATCGCGTTGTGATCAGTTGGCACTCCCCGGTTTTTTGCCTCCCGACCCCCTCGGCGTGTTGGATCTGATAGACTCCAGATAA
- a CDS encoding ankyrin repeat domain-containing protein — MRGIVALGTGIRSVCIVRGDRVIRNDYDVTQYLLDHGAVPDLQCNEVEYPVIVGVCGNYECLRLMVEAGANVNRSSPHSGETVLHGEAGNTDPRAARLLLDHGANPNARTKPGMKTYGLWRDARVRGETPLHRAAAWGSPEVIQLLLDAGADPTIRDANKDTPLSWASWYLRDKSIIDQLWYEGSGVGPDFPPDESAT; from the coding sequence ATGCGTGGGATCGTTGCTCTTGGTACCGGCATACGCTCCGTATGCATCGTTCGCGGCGACCGCGTGATACGTAACGACTATGATGTAACGCAATACCTGTTGGACCATGGTGCTGTTCCAGATTTGCAGTGTAATGAGGTTGAATATCCGGTGATCGTTGGTGTTTGTGGGAATTATGAGTGCCTGCGGCTGATGGTGGAGGCTGGAGCAAACGTCAACCGTTCAAGCCCACATAGCGGCGAAACAGTGCTGCATGGTGAAGCAGGCAACACTGACCCTCGTGCGGCCAGATTACTGCTCGACCATGGCGCGAATCCCAATGCCCGAACGAAACCTGGAATGAAGACGTATGGACTGTGGCGGGACGCTCGCGTGCGGGGTGAAACCCCCTTGCATCGAGCTGCAGCGTGGGGTAGTCCAGAGGTCATTCAATTGCTGCTGGATGCTGGCGCCGATCCGACGATCCGTGACGCCAACAAGGACACACCGCTGAGCTGGGCCAGTTGGTATCTCCGCGATAAGTCAATCATCGATCAACTTTGGTATGAAGGCTCCGGAGTCGGGCCAGACTTCCCACCCGATGAAAGTGCCACCTAG
- a CDS encoding glycosyl hydrolase family 28-related protein has product MVTPFIAVAAALLASLFLASDGAAQHYSELWGERGELWEPGRPLNDFSDQAGYRGGTVPLPRREVRVSVKDFGAIGDGEADDTQAIIDAIEACPEGGAVFIPIGRYKITDWIRIENLENVTIRGENMFETELWFPLGLEDIHSAPTRTTGNIPTTRYSWGGGFFWFDDAEELGIENFSFIFPDRPYEEHFKERGYNMIRLDGTNCWTKNVRGYNAVSGIRAAEAAAAEQLEWRDAM; this is encoded by the coding sequence ATGGTCACTCCCTTCATCGCTGTCGCCGCCGCTCTTTTGGCCAGCCTGTTCCTCGCGTCCGACGGGGCTGCGCAGCACTATTCCGAGCTCTGGGGGGAGCGGGGCGAGTTGTGGGAGCCGGGTCGGCCTTTGAATGACTTCAGCGACCAGGCGGGGTATCGGGGCGGGACGGTGCCGCTGCCTCGCCGAGAGGTAAGGGTGAGCGTCAAGGACTTCGGTGCCATCGGCGACGGGGAGGCCGACGACACGCAGGCGATCATTGACGCGATCGAGGCGTGCCCAGAGGGCGGGGCGGTCTTCATTCCTATCGGGCGATACAAGATCACCGACTGGATCCGGATCGAGAACCTTGAGAACGTGACCATCCGCGGGGAGAACATGTTCGAGACGGAACTTTGGTTCCCCCTAGGCCTGGAGGACATCCACTCCGCCCCGACCCGGACGACAGGCAACATCCCCACGACGCGATACTCCTGGGGCGGTGGGTTCTTCTGGTTCGACGACGCGGAAGAGCTTGGCATCGAGAACTTCTCGTTCATCTTCCCCGACCGGCCTTACGAGGAGCACTTTAAAGAACGCGGCTACAACATGATCCGCCTCGACGGCACGAACTGCTGGACTAAGAACGTCCGCGGCTACAACGCCGTATCGGGCATCCGTGCGGCAGAGGCCGCCGCGGCGGAGCAGTTGGAGTGGCGAGATGCGATGTGA
- a CDS encoding tyrosine-type recombinase/integrase: MTPYQKRSCELTKRLAEDMLIRNMAQATIDAYTYHARRFADFIQKSLDDATVEDVRSFQLYLIREKKVAYSSFNQAVCGLRFLYTHTISVPWPVRMVPFGKRPKTLPTVLSHHEVDKLIQCTANLKHRTFLMTLYSGGLRFSEGANLRIADIDSDRMMIRIACGKGRKERLVPLSPRLLKELRIYWKQYRPTDLLFPGKSKQKTYADTTIQKAMKVAAIKAGIKRRVYPHVLRHSYATGLLEAGVDLLTISKLLGHASFVTTMIYLHCRREHLHSTPSPLDWLPVKQLPTYHPPQENNSNNSGEQENPSQDNPPKDNPS, encoded by the coding sequence ATGACGCCCTACCAAAAACGTTCTTGCGAACTTACCAAGCGGCTCGCCGAAGACATGCTCATCCGAAACATGGCCCAGGCAACCATCGACGCTTACACCTACCACGCAAGAAGGTTTGCCGACTTTATCCAAAAATCACTTGATGATGCAACCGTTGAAGACGTCAGATCCTTTCAGCTTTACCTGATCCGAGAAAAGAAGGTCGCCTATAGCTCATTCAACCAAGCCGTCTGCGGGTTACGGTTTCTCTACACGCACACCATCTCGGTCCCCTGGCCGGTCAGGATGGTTCCCTTCGGCAAAAGACCTAAGACTCTGCCGACCGTGCTCAGCCATCACGAAGTCGACAAGCTGATCCAATGCACTGCCAATCTGAAGCATCGAACCTTTCTGATGACGCTCTACTCCGGGGGGCTGAGATTCTCCGAAGGGGCCAACCTCAGGATCGCGGATATCGACTCGGACCGGATGATGATTCGGATCGCCTGCGGAAAGGGGCGAAAGGAGCGGCTCGTACCGCTCTCACCGAGGCTCTTGAAAGAGCTCAGGATCTACTGGAAACAGTACAGGCCGACCGACCTGCTATTTCCCGGCAAGTCGAAGCAGAAGACCTACGCCGATACGACGATCCAAAAGGCGATGAAGGTCGCCGCCATCAAAGCTGGAATCAAGAGACGCGTCTATCCGCATGTGCTTCGACATTCTTACGCGACCGGCCTACTCGAAGCGGGAGTGGACTTGCTGACGATCAGCAAGTTACTCGGTCACGCCAGTTTCGTGACCACGATGATTTATCTGCACTGTCGCCGCGAGCACCTGCACAGCACCCCCAGTCCGTTGGACTGGCTGCCGGTGAAGCAACTGCCGACCTATCATCCGCCACAGGAGAACAACTCGAACAACTCCGGCGAGCAGGAAAACCCGAGCCAGGACAATCCACCCAAGGACAATCCAAGCTAA